The Deltaproteobacteria bacterium genomic interval TTTATGGGCGTATTTTGTTGCCCGAATGGCTGTCATCGGTTAATATGATTGTCATGCTCAACATTCTTATTGTTGATGCCGACGTGTCGATACGTTCGCTTCTCGCGGCCCATTTGTCGTTACGGGACAATCCCGTTGTCGCCGTCGCAAACGGCGTTGAAGCAGTCTTGTCGGCAAAAAGGCAGATTTTTGATCTGGCTTTCGTGGACGACGAAATGCCGAACGGCACCGACGCCCTGGAAACGGCCAAAGAACTCAAGCAAATAAATCCGGCCGCTACCGTGGTCATTTTGAACGGCGGTATCCATTCCGACAGGCCGCCGGAAGCGGTTATCAAGGAATTCGAGGTCATCGGCAAACCATTTGCGCTCGTCGATATCGAGAATATTGTGATCGGAGAGGAAAAAAAGCGGGCGGCAAGCGCCATCGACCCACTTTGCCATCTCGCCAAATTGTTTTAATCGCTCTCCGCCGTTTTTTCGCGAAACACGCCGATCAATTCGCCGGGATCGTGAATCAGCGGTTTTTTGATCCGCTTTTCAATGAGGCTTCCCTGCCATTTCAAAAAGGCGGGAAAAAATCCCAGACAGGCAAGCAAATTTGCCGCCATGCCGATCAACGCCACAAGACCCGCGTTTTTCAGGCCCTGGTGATCGCTCAAGAGCATGCCGGCAAAACCAATGATCGAGGCGAGGGTGGCCAGGATGAGCGGGGAGCCGGTGAAGACAACCATCTGATGAAGCGAATCCTCCTCTGCCTGCGGTGAGCTTGTGGTTCGACTTGGCTCACCACCATGAGCCTGTCGAATGGTCGAACCCGCCTCCGGGTTCTGCCCCTGGAGATAGCGGTGGTAGAGGTGGATACTGCTGTTGATGCCGATCCCCATCAGGATGGGGAAAATCGCCAGATTGAAGATATTCAATCGGATGCCCAACACAACCATCGTGCCGAAGGTCATCAACAATCCCAGACAGGGAGGCAGAATCGCGACGGCCGCTTTTTTGGCGCTTTTGAAATCCGCCATCAACACCAGATAAATTCCCAAAAGCAGGACCCAAAAAGCGGAAAACGAATCGCGCCGCATCCGTTCCAGCGCATCGGAAAAAACAATCGACCTCCCGGCCGGATGGTAAATTTTCCCTCCGGCGCGAATGTCACGAATGTCATCGGCATACCGGGCGGCCAGCCGGGCGTCGGAGAGAGGCGCCTTGCCGTAGATGAAAACCATGGCCTTTTTCCCCTGAACATCGACAGGAAAAAGATCGAGCGTCGACTTGACGGCTTCAATGGTGTCCGCTTGAGCCATCCGAACAGAGACGGCGGCAACCACCCCCTTTGTCTCCTCCAGCGTGTCGGTCAAAATAACCGCAGGGGCGCTGGAGTCGGGAAAGACGGCGTCGATTTTGGGATCTCTCAACTTTCCGTAATCGTATTCAAATGAAAAAAAGGGGAGCAGAACAAGGCAAACAACGGCGATGATCAGCCCGGCGTAAACGACCCCCTTCGATGTCGGGGCCCGGGAAATCCAGCGCGGCGGGGGATGAAGAAACCAGGCGCGCACAAAGCCCCGCTTCTCGCCCAAAGCCCATAAAACGGGGGCGTAGACAAAATAGGAGGCAAAAATGATCAAAAGCCCCGTCGAGGCAATGATGCCGAACTCCCGAAACCCCTCAAAATCCATAAAAATCAAAAGGGCAAAGGCCAGCGCCGCCGTCAAAGCCGATGAAAGGGTTGCCCGGCCGGTGTCGTGGAGAATGACCGATATGGTTTCTTCGAGCGATTCGCGCCTTGGGCGTTCCTCCAGGTAGCGCGAGAAAAAATAGATGCCGTATGTAACCCCGAGACCAAACAGAATCGCCAAAAGGAACACGGTCATCGGATTGAGCCGCCCGACCACAAACCAGGCAGAACCGAAACTTAACGCCGTGCCGATCATCAACGGGACAAGCGCCAGGAAAACGGCCGAGGCCCGCCGA includes:
- a CDS encoding MMPL family transporter, whose product is MHFVLKKIWRREYFDRLAVFLVRHAKPLLIVGVSAAFLSLFFALKLHVDSDSMVFLPEQSPGVQNLKKVIERTDLRAILEKLNPLQFDEGLKADIGGEFRDKIDENFSVRKNVGRSGLLAFLGICGILYLFYRRASAVFLALVPLMIGTALSFGSAWFVVGRLNPMTVFLLAILFGLGVTYGIYFFSRYLEERPRRESLEETISVILHDTGRATLSSALTAALAFALLIFMDFEGFREFGIIASTGLLIIFASYFVYAPVLWALGEKRGFVRAWFLHPPPRWISRAPTSKGVVYAGLIIAVVCLVLLPFFSFEYDYGKLRDPKIDAVFPDSSAPAVILTDTLEETKGVVAAVSVRMAQADTIEAVKSTLDLFPVDVQGKKAMVFIYGKAPLSDARLAARYADDIRDIRAGGKIYHPAGRSIVFSDALERMRRDSFSAFWVLLLGIYLVLMADFKSAKKAAVAILPPCLGLLMTFGTMVVLGIRLNIFNLAIFPILMGIGINSSIHLYHRYLQGQNPEAGSTIRQAHGGEPSRTTSSPQAEEDSLHQMVVFTGSPLILATLASIIGFAGMLLSDHQGLKNAGLVALIGMAANLLACLGFFPAFLKWQGSLIEKRIKKPLIHDPGELIGVFREKTAESD
- a CDS encoding response regulator, with amino-acid sequence MLNILIVDADVSIRSLLAAHLSLRDNPVVAVANGVEAVLSAKRQIFDLAFVDDEMPNGTDALETAKELKQINPAATVVILNGGIHSDRPPEAVIKEFEVIGKPFALVDIENIVIGEEKKRAASAIDPLCHLAKLF